TTATACCAGAACTATCTCCAACAATATTTTTCTCCTCTGGAATATCTGATGCTTTCCATCCTGCTCATGCTTCTGCAAAAACATCGTTGGATTCGCTTAGAGAAATTAGCTGAAAATTTTCCCAGCCCGATCCGTCAAAGAAGTCGAATCAAAAAAATACAGAGATTTTTATCTCGACCTCAATGGGATGTAGCTAAACTCTGGTTTCCCATTTTTAAAGCATGGCTAGAGCAAACATTTGATCCGAATGAAGTTCTCTATATTGCCGTTGACCGCAGTCAATGGAGTAATGTCAATCTCTTTATGATAAGCTTAATTTATCAGAAGCGAGCTATTCCTATTGATTTCACTCTATTGGGAAAATTAGGAAACACAAGTGACGACGAGCAAACTGTCTTATTAAGCCGAGTTTTAGAGTTATTGAAAGATTATCAGAAAGTGGTGATAGGAGACCGGGAATTCTGTAGTGTAGATTTAGCCAAATGGTTAGAGAGTCAGCCGAACACCTATTTTAGCTTACGGTTAAAG
This window of the Roseofilum casamattae BLCC-M143 genome carries:
- a CDS encoding IS4 family transposase, with translation MKKLPSLYQNYLQQYFSPLEYLMLSILLMLLQKHRWIRLEKLAENFPSPIRQRSRIKKIQRFLSRPQWDVAKLWFPIFKAWLEQTFDPNEVLYIAVDRSQWSNVNLFMISLIYQKRAIPIDFTLLGKLGNTSDDEQTVLLSRVLELLKDYQKVVIGDREFCSVDLAKWLESQPNTYFSLRLKKNTCVQQEEKIWQQLQTLGIRPGMSAYYRGVKVTKSKGFAPVNIAAKWKRTYGGISVDEAWFVLTNLPDIESSLSAYARRMGI